The nucleotide window GGAAATAGCAGGGATGGATATCTCCGTCCCAGGAGACAAAGGCACTGTTTCCCTCGACAAACTCGCACTTTCTTGTGTTACGCGGCGCCATACCAGGCAGCGTCAGTTCAACACCGGCCTCCCGTGCAGCCAGCCTTGCCTCATCAAAGACCTTTTCAGCAGACACCAGCCAGTCCTCGTCCCGCCTGAGCAGACGGTCCAGGTGAAGGGTAATACCCTGCGCCTCTGCGTCGCCCCGCATCTGTGCTACAAGATCAACGATCCGCTCTTCTTCCGACGTTCTTGCCACCTTCGTAAGAGTATCGGTATATTGCCTGAGGTCAAGACCTTTCTGCCGTGCATCTGTTTTCCAACGCTCGTACAGGGCAATGGCATTGGCAGTATTGGTATCGTAAGCAGTCTGTTCGACAAGGTCTTTATGATAAGGCAGCAGGTGAGTGACGATCGCAAAGCTGGCGCCGTTTCTGCCTGCCCAGCGAACAACTTCAGGCAGCTCAGCGAGGTTGCTGCGCATCAGCACGAACTCTATACCAATACGGAGATCACGTCCGCTGCCTCGCGCTTTGGCCTTGTTCAGACTCGAAACTGCGGCCACAATGCCGCTCATCTGCCCGCCGCTCCGGATCGTGCGGAAACTCTCATCTGAAACCGTATCGATCGACAGGCAGATGCGGTCGAGCCCTGCGTCAAGAAGAGAGACAGCACGCTGATCGTTCAGCGCCATGCCATTAGACTGAAATCCGACCCATGCCTTCTCCGGCATGAGGGCCTTTGCCTTGCGTATAAACGTCTCAAGATGCGGATTAAGCAGGGACTCTCCTATCCCGTTCAGCACGAGCGCATCAAGATGAGGGAATGCCGGGGCCAGGGCCTCAAAGGTCTCCGGCGTCATACTGCCTTCAGGAATGCCTCCATTGTCATTCTGCTTCACGCACATGCCGCATTTCAGGTTGCAGCTGGTCGTGAGCTCGACAAAAAGACGGGATGGATAAGTATTGGCTGCCATAGCTTTATTTTATCATTCCGGTCACAAACTGCTATGACGCCTGTCATGTTCGATCCACCTCTGCTTTAAGGCAGCACGCCTGTCTT belongs to Nitrospirota bacterium and includes:
- a CDS encoding radical SAM/SPASM family putative metalloenzyme maturase, translating into MAANTYPSRLFVELTTSCNLKCGMCVKQNDNGGIPEGSMTPETFEALAPAFPHLDALVLNGIGESLLNPHLETFIRKAKALMPEKAWVGFQSNGMALNDQRAVSLLDAGLDRICLSIDTVSDESFRTIRSGGQMSGIVAAVSSLNKAKARGSGRDLRIGIEFVLMRSNLAELPEVVRWAGRNGASFAIVTHLLPYHKDLVEQTAYDTNTANAIALYERWKTDARQKGLDLRQYTDTLTKVARTSEEERIVDLVAQMRGDAEAQGITLHLDRLLRRDEDWLVSAEKVFDEARLAAREAGVELTLPGMAPRNTRKCEFVEGNSAFVSWDGDIHPCYFLWHRYACYVGGLAKKVKPWVFGNLHDRDIHAIWNDASSRSFRNNVLDYKFPFCFDCGFALCDYVSEEEFEQDCYLESVPCGACLWCTGLFHCLQ